A genomic window from Novipirellula caenicola includes:
- a CDS encoding dihydrodipicolinate synthase family protein encodes MSQLTRPNIDEIPAIRPRRTISGMSAILLPLLSGTEIDWEGFRGHVTRTADAGLVPAVNMDTGYANLISESQREQVLAETQSLMDGQPYVAGVFVKDDPDAAFDFDAYRTGLDQILKYGGTPIIFQSYGLTEQADDDIVEAYAKIGSHAGDFLGFELGKMFAPFGKIYSLDVYKGLMGIETCRGAKHSSLSRELEWQRLRLRDETRPDFKVLTGNDLAIDMVMYGSDYLLGLSTFAPEAFARRDAMWAAGDAGFYELNDILQYLGFLAFRDPVPAYKHNAAQFLHARGWIKTPLTYPGSPERPESDVAILQNILDRISE; translated from the coding sequence ATGTCACAGCTCACCCGTCCAAACATCGACGAAATCCCCGCGATCCGCCCCCGCCGTACCATTAGTGGTATGTCGGCCATCTTGTTGCCGCTGCTCTCGGGGACCGAAATCGATTGGGAAGGTTTTCGCGGACACGTCACTCGTACCGCCGATGCCGGGTTGGTACCGGCAGTCAACATGGACACCGGCTACGCCAACCTGATCAGCGAATCGCAACGAGAACAGGTGCTCGCAGAGACGCAGAGCTTGATGGACGGACAACCGTACGTCGCTGGCGTATTCGTCAAGGACGATCCTGATGCGGCGTTCGACTTTGATGCCTACCGAACCGGATTGGATCAAATTTTGAAATATGGTGGGACGCCGATCATTTTTCAGTCTTATGGCTTGACCGAACAAGCGGATGACGACATCGTCGAAGCCTACGCAAAGATCGGTTCACACGCCGGGGACTTCCTCGGTTTCGAATTGGGCAAGATGTTTGCCCCCTTCGGAAAGATCTACAGTTTGGATGTCTACAAGGGGTTGATGGGAATCGAGACTTGTCGTGGAGCGAAACACTCTTCGCTGAGCCGTGAACTGGAGTGGCAGCGACTTCGGCTTCGCGACGAAACGCGTCCTGATTTCAAGGTATTGACGGGCAACGATCTAGCGATCGACATGGTGATGTACGGAAGCGACTACCTACTCGGGCTGAGCACGTTTGCCCCCGAAGCGTTCGCACGCCGCGATGCGATGTGGGCGGCAGGAGACGCTGGTTTCTACGAACTAAACGACATCCTTCAATACCTCGGCTTCCTCGCGTTTCGCGATCCGGTGCCTGCATACAAGCACAACGCTGCTCAATTTCTGCATGCCCGCGGATGGATCAAGACACCGCTGACGTATCCCGGCAGCCCCGAACGTCCCGAATCGGATGTCGCGATCCTACAAAACATCTTGGATCGCATCTCCGAGTAA
- a CDS encoding helix-turn-helix transcriptional regulator: MTLEPAQRRSVPVPETMSKSGLWVFESLHDEAFSMTETEHRFPKLLYIRQGSGEVAANWAAAVAGPAGGAEASDCVAGDCILVPAGMRHRIIDAPRHPISLYGLAIDPQKIAPCAEIDTMIPIGKLPRQRMSLLNIERRFRRLLYLVSQPSSASTLSAIAAAIEIFAQLALASGGQLASENAQSRDLGDTRPLDAIDEYLLWLDLNFFEPLTVDAAARACNMSRRKFTNDFRDRTGKTWLAYLNERRIDHAKTLLRNTQSKVTSIAFQSGFDELSTFYRTFQRLTGMRPLDYRENSD; encoded by the coding sequence ATGACCTTAGAACCCGCCCAACGCCGCAGCGTACCAGTACCCGAAACAATGTCAAAATCGGGACTCTGGGTGTTCGAAAGCCTGCATGACGAGGCCTTTTCGATGACCGAGACCGAGCATCGATTTCCCAAGCTGCTGTACATTCGCCAGGGAAGCGGCGAAGTGGCTGCAAATTGGGCAGCCGCAGTCGCGGGGCCAGCCGGCGGGGCGGAGGCATCCGATTGTGTCGCCGGCGACTGCATTCTGGTCCCCGCCGGGATGAGGCATCGGATTATCGATGCGCCGCGGCATCCGATTTCGTTATATGGGTTGGCGATCGACCCTCAAAAGATCGCACCCTGTGCCGAAATTGACACGATGATCCCGATTGGCAAACTGCCTCGTCAGCGGATGTCGTTATTGAACATTGAACGACGATTCCGTCGTCTGCTGTACCTCGTTTCACAACCAAGCTCGGCTTCGACGTTGTCGGCGATCGCAGCGGCGATCGAGATTTTTGCCCAGCTTGCATTGGCATCCGGCGGTCAACTGGCGTCCGAGAATGCCCAAAGTCGTGATCTCGGCGACACACGCCCCTTGGACGCGATCGACGAATATCTGCTGTGGTTGGATTTGAACTTCTTTGAACCGTTGACCGTCGATGCGGCCGCCCGAGCTTGTAATATGTCACGCCGCAAATTTACGAACGATTTTCGCGACCGGACCGGAAAGACATGGCTGGCCTATTTGAACGAACGACGGATCGATCATGCCAAGACTTTGCTTCGCAACACGCAAAGCAAAGTGACGTCGATCGCATTTCAAAGTGGGTTTGATGAACTTTCAACCTTCTATCGAACCTTCCAACGATTGACGGGGATGCGACCACTTGATTATCGCGAAAACTCGGATTGA
- a CDS encoding ABC transporter substrate-binding protein, translated as MIVFAGSLQITTVKLHGEETEAGERKFHVAMFTPRDQDDAFWGPFVDFMGEVSDDLGIQLEVFFAGNSRNRMVSQIRDVCDREDKPDAIVFQSFKRGGPRFLRIAERRQVPAVLVNAGLQPEQSEELGQPRTKLTYWLAEVLPDDYDAGFQLANALIDEALRSPRRLAADGKLHVIGLSGVVSDGASIQRMAGLHDAIAKRSDEVVLDQVVAADWSQELARFRCRILHRRYPESSVIWSASDAMAIGAIAAMQDRGKTPGTDVIIGGVDATPEALDLIAQKVLFATVGGHVMEGGWCIVLLHDFFHGIDLARIPTLYDSPMRLITRGNLAAYRAVLSRETWQKTDFRQFSLLNRPNQSTYRFDLGRVAAGAGIENSLGIEHPTGTKRKLGPGQDNRSRVNTGSENDSVNPVETELSETHRDGDSR; from the coding sequence ATGATCGTGTTCGCCGGCAGCCTTCAAATCACGACCGTGAAACTGCACGGTGAGGAAACCGAGGCCGGTGAACGGAAGTTTCACGTCGCGATGTTTACACCGCGAGACCAGGACGATGCGTTTTGGGGACCGTTCGTCGATTTTATGGGCGAGGTTTCTGATGATCTCGGGATTCAGTTGGAGGTCTTCTTCGCTGGCAACAGTCGCAATCGCATGGTGTCCCAAATTCGTGATGTGTGTGATCGCGAGGACAAACCGGACGCGATTGTGTTCCAAAGTTTCAAAAGGGGCGGTCCCCGGTTTCTGCGAATCGCCGAACGGCGACAGGTACCGGCGGTGCTTGTCAACGCTGGACTGCAGCCCGAACAAAGCGAGGAACTTGGGCAACCGCGAACGAAGTTGACGTATTGGTTGGCGGAAGTGTTGCCCGATGACTACGATGCTGGTTTTCAGCTTGCCAATGCATTGATCGATGAAGCCCTGCGCTCGCCACGACGGCTCGCCGCCGATGGCAAACTGCATGTCATTGGTTTAAGCGGGGTGGTATCGGATGGCGCTTCGATCCAACGTATGGCCGGACTTCACGACGCGATCGCCAAACGCAGCGACGAAGTCGTCTTGGATCAAGTCGTTGCGGCTGATTGGAGCCAAGAATTGGCGCGGTTTCGCTGCCGCATTCTGCATCGGCGCTATCCCGAGTCATCGGTGATCTGGTCCGCCAGCGACGCGATGGCGATCGGAGCCATCGCGGCGATGCAAGATCGAGGAAAAACACCTGGGACCGATGTGATCATTGGAGGAGTCGACGCAACGCCAGAAGCATTGGATTTGATCGCCCAAAAAGTGCTATTTGCGACGGTCGGTGGCCATGTGATGGAAGGGGGTTGGTGCATTGTGTTGCTGCATGACTTCTTTCACGGCATCGACCTTGCCAGGATCCCCACCCTTTACGATTCGCCGATGCGATTGATCACACGCGGTAACTTGGCTGCGTATCGCGCGGTGCTTAGTCGCGAGACCTGGCAAAAAACGGATTTTCGCCAATTTTCGTTGTTGAACCGCCCCAATCAATCAACGTATCGTTTCGATCTCGGTCGTGTTGCGGCAGGAGCAGGGATCGAGAACAGCTTGGGCATTGAGCACCCGACGGGGACCAAAAGAAAGCTTGGCCCAGGACAAGACAATCGCTCGAGAGTCAATACTGGCTCGGAGAACGATTCAGTCAATCCGGTGGAGACGGAATTGTCCGAGACGCATCGCGACGGGGATTCGCGATGA